The DNA segment GGTCCAGCACCTCGGCCTTGCGGGCCCGATTTTCCACGCTGTCGGCATCCAGTCCTTGGGGCGCGGCCACGCCCATCGAAGACGCGGGATAGTAGTAGTTATAGTGGCCCACGTGCGCGTAGACGCGGGCGACCGGCATCACTCCCTCGCCCGGGCTCCACGCGTAGCGGTCCTCCGGCATGGCCTCCGCGAGTTCGATGAACTTGATCATCGAGTTGTTGAACTGGCGAAGGAACTCGTCGCGAAAGTTCGGCGGCGCGGCCTGCGCGCGGGCGTCCGCCGCGGTCAGGGCGACAAACAGCAGGGGCAGCAGCAGGCGGATCGGTCGCATGGGCCGGCGGGGTGCGGGTGGATGTGGGCCTGGAGTTCCTCTCACTGACTCCGGTGCTGCCGGAAAGGTTGCGCTCCCGGTGCCCGCGGCGCCAGCCCCGTTGTACAGCGCCGCGGGGACGATGTATTCTCATCGGCGTCAGCCTTCGGTCCATCCCGTTCGGTGCAGCGCCATGATTACCGACCACGACATCGCCTTTCCCACGCTCACCGCGGCGCAGATCCACGCGCTGCGGCCCCGCGGAACGCTGCGGCACGTCGGCGCGGGCGAAACGCTGTGGGAAGAGGGCCAGCGCGGGATGCCGTTCTTCGTGGTGCTCGAAGGCGAGATGGAGATCGTGGACCCCTCGGGCGACGAGGTGCGCCGGATCACC comes from the Longimicrobium sp. genome and includes:
- a CDS encoding DinB family protein; the protein is MRPIRLLLPLLFVALTAADARAQAAPPNFRDEFLRQFNNSMIKFIELAEAMPEDRYAWSPGEGVMPVARVYAHVGHYNYYYPASSMGVAAPQGLDADSVENRARKAEVLDLLRSSHEHVRQVVRGISDGQLAATTKLYGRDVPQWSVLLQLLAHMNEHLGQSIAYARMNGVVPPWSQ